The segment aaaaaaaaaaaaaaaaaaagccaggtCAACTTCAGGAAAATTTAGAAACGTTTAGGACCCCATGGCGAGGCCTTAGCAGCCACAGGAGCACCAAAGCTGGGGAAGTCTTCAGCACTGCTCATGTCAGGAGCCTAggtagaaaacagaaaatgaggtttttaaaatacatttttttttttttttttttttttaaataaagtcacagtgaaaaacagcacaccgatgcacacaacaaaatgtgtcctttgcatttaacccatcaaccgtggtgagcagtgggcagccataaaaggcccccggggagcagtgtggaggaatggtactttgctcagtggcacttccgccattcaggattcgaacctgcaaccttctgattacgggtcagtttccttacccactaggccaccactgccacagaaCAATCATGCTTTTCAAAAATTACTCGCAGTGGTAATTTCCAAGCAGCTCATTGATAATAGTTAAGTATATATAAAACTTAAATTGCTAACGCCTCACCTCATTGGGTGTTGTCCAGGGAGCCTCTCTCACCACAAAGCCCTTGGATGGGCCTCGGTGTTCCTCCGCAGCCCCAGCAGAAGAGGCTGTGCCCGATGGTTTCATGTACACCATCTTGGACTCGTTCTCTACCACATCAGCCATCTTGATTAAAGggaacacacatttacaaaccatataaaaacaaatacaactagCAGGACCCTGATCGGGTACACCAGATCCCATCTCGATTATGGTTTAAGGAACTAAAGATCGctttaatacatacatattcCTCTTCCAGATTCAGAAGGTGGTCAATAGCTTCATCCACAAGTTCTGGACGACCAGTCACAGTCACAAGGTTTGGGTCAGCAGCACCACTTTGTGGGAACCTCAGGTCAACCTAAAGTGAGGAGGATGTATACATTTTACTTTGCTCAGTTTCCTTAAAAGAAGCTTTCTTTTATAGCAGCAGCCCTCACCTTAAACTCATCCATGATCTTGCGGATCCCCTTGCCACGAGCACCAATGATGCGAGCATGGACTCTGCTGTCCAGAGTAATGTCCTCGGAGATCATTTCCTCCAGTTCATCCACGATGGCCTGAATGGCATCACGGGCAGCCATGGCATTTTGCTCATACCCAGTGATTGTGATCTGATCCTGGTGAAGGACTACTGTGAGAAACCTTAACACTCATTAACAAAAGGAACTTCAAACAGAATTAAACATACCtggttttcatcatttttttcaggGAACTGGATGTTAACATCATGCTCTGTGCGGATCTGGGTGATTATGGCACCTTTGCGGCCAATAATCTTGGGGTGATATTTAGGGTCCACAGTGATGGTCAATTTGAAGCTCCTTAGCGCCTGGAAGGAAAGATTTTTGATTATACTCATCAATACAAACATTGTATTATAGCCCCTCTAGCATCTCACACTGGTCTTGATTAATGAAAGTGTCAATTAGAgccagtaataaaaaaaaaatatatatataaggatGCAACCCAATGCACCTTTTAATACAGATGTGATATATTGTGCACTAACATCCTACAAgacattattaaattaataataatttaaaaatactAACCCGATCCTCCTGTTCTGCCTGCAGTTCCTTGACGCGGTCCAGAAGACCCTCTTTAGCGCGGTCAAGGTGACTGGCAAGACCAGTTACGGAGATAACATCGGACTGCAGCTCAGGAGCAGGCACTTGAATATTTACCTTAAAGtagtagaggaaaaaaaaaaaaaaaaaaaaaattcttaaaggccaaaaaatacaaatgtatgcaaatacatacatttattaaaaaaaaaaaacaaaaaaaaaaaaacgcatacCTCAAACTCATCCATCATCTTACGAATTCCGCTTCCTTTTTGCCCAATTATGTAACGATGGAGTTCAAAAGGCACTTCCACTTCTATGGACACAGGAACCAAAGCCTGAAACACAAAGGTCACCAAATAAGTTTTCTACACCTATTGTGTGCTCCAAAAAGATATACAAAGACTTGCTGTACCTTCAGGGCTTCCACTGCAGCCTCACACTTCTCCTTGCGACCAGAGAGAATTATTATGTCACACTTCTTGGGGGCTGCAGGATCTGCAAGATCCTTAACCTCACCATTTGGTTCACCATTCTCCTGAATAGGGGCATCAGGAGGAGGAGCTCCTACAGAAATTAGAAAATGGGATTAAACTTCAATTATGtgtttaaaagtaaaatatatatttctttaaagtgaaacaaaatcagacaattaaaatgaaaaactcCACCTTGCAGGTCTTCCCTCTCAGGGAACTTTATCTGCACATTGTGCTCCCTGGTGATCTGCTGGATTCGCGTGCCCTTGGGCCCCATGATAGAACGATGGAACTTTTGAGGAATTATGCATTCCATGGTCACTTGGGAATCCTGTATGACGCAAAATATGAATACAACACATGGATCTTAAGTCCTTTTTACATGAGGACCTTACAAACCAATCAAAATCAGGCAATATAAGTATATTTCAAGATATTACACAAAACAGTCCATGTTgcaatgaagtgattgtcacatagtGTACCAAGTAAAAACTTAAACAAAAGCTTACCAAATCCTCGATTATCTCCAGCATGCGCTTCTTGGCAGCCTCCACGCAGTCTTTAGCTCCCTTGAGGGTAACCCTCTCACTCTGTGTTCCAGTGCGAGGGAAGCTCACCATTACACCTCCATACTCATCAGCAAGGTCCCTCAGTACCTGACCACGGCGAGCCACAAAGTACCTATGGTGCTTCGGATCAACAGTCATCTGGTCCTCCACAATGttatcctttaaaaaaaagaaaaaaaaaaaaaaaaaaaaaaaaaaaaaaaaaagaataaagagtatttaaataaatttttatttatttatatatatatatatatatatatatatatatatataaaaaaaaaaaaaaaaaaatccaaaataaataaagcataaaCTTCATGCAATATAGAATCCAGACAGTTGTTTAGTTCCGTACTGCACGCTTACCAGGCTCTTTATCAGGGAGTCCAGCTCTTTCTGGGCCTCATGCACAGCCTCCTCAGTGCCCACCACAGTGATGAGCTCCTGGTCTTTATCCTCAGCGGTCGGAAAGATGATTCGAGCCCCTGTACTGTCTCGCACCTTTCTGATGTTGCAACCACCTTTCCCAATGAGGAATTTGTGGTATTCAGGCTTGGCACGCAACTCTACCGTGAAGCTCTTTGTTTGCTGACAAAGGGAATAGACAAAGTACGGTTCTCATTTGTTCCCCACGGAGTAAGATATTAGCAGTTTGATttagggggaagaaaaaaaaaaaaaaaaaaaaagttttacatttcataaaacaagaATTGGATACTGCTGCATTCCTGCACCAACCCAGCTTCAAACGCccagataaaacaaaaaaaaaaaatacatggcaAAACATTCCATACTTTCTACCAATaaatttattatttgaaatgcattattttagcaaatgcaCCACAAACCTTCTCCTCAGCCAAAGACAGCAACTGGCGCTTGGCCTTTTCCACCTCCTCTGCTGGCCCTCTGATGGTCACAGTATCGATGCCTGAGCCCTCTGTGGGAAAATGGATGTGCACACCAGTACACTCCTCCATGATGGAACGCACAAAGCGACCCTTTGAGCCAATCAGGGAGTTGTGCAACTTGGAGGGAATTGACACCTCCATCTCTGTGATGTTTGCCTGTGATGCAGAAAGATGAATACAGAGTAAGAAATAGATCaaactggaaaaataaaaaaccatTCCTCCCACAGCAAGAGTGACTACATGTGCTCTCACCAGTTCTTTCTGTATGGCCAAAATCCTGTTTCTGGCAGCTTCAACGTTGGCCTTCTTGCCAGTAATGATTATCATTTCAGAGTTGCTATTCTCCGCAGGCAAGTCTATCTTAGTGTTGGTCTCTTCACGAATCTGTCAACAAGGACACAGAGCAAACATTTAGTTTAAAAGCCctctattatgattttttttcttttatatttgtCTTAGTGGCATTACTGCCACATTACgccagtcccacaatgggaTTTCCCCAGGGCGCTCTGTGTGTCGCTTTAAATGCCAATgcggaggagagaggagggactAGGAGGACTGCAGCCAATAGAAGTGTGCGGGCATTTACAGAAATGTAAACCATTAATGTGCAAACAGGACGTTATGTCAgcgtttattaaaaaaaaaaaaaaaaaaaaaagttttcagaaTCTCCTAGGGATGAACTAATATATACATGCACATAGAGTTGATCAGTTTACATCCAATCATCAAGCAaatgcaatgcttcgcacatttggaagccatgatggttgaAGATAATGTTAGGGGAGAGGTGGTACAAAaccttttccccttatgacgacataataGGACAATGTGATGCCACGAGCGCCGCCACGCAACCTAATGGGGACTGATAAAATTTACAGTGTGTTTTAAGCACTTGTGTATATATGAGCAGTGtttgtggattgttgtgtatTGTGTGGTTCTGACTAGTGTAGACAGGCGGATGAACACACTCTGCTACATTTATGCCCGACGCACACAGTGGTGGGTAAAGGGTCAATATAACAGATTCTTTTTTGTTAAAGACAACCCAAAACCTACTTCCTGCACGGCATCGTAGTGTATCCTGAAGGGGTGGTCAAGGAGTGTGCCCCCATTCTGGGACTCATTTTGAAGAGTTCACGTTTGCTAGAGCAGGGGCGTTGTCTTTATTAGTAATTATCTGTGTTCAGAGGGATGAGGTATGTGGTGTGACCCAGCTGTAGTAAGTCTGTTTTAATAAAGTTGGAATTTTCAGAAACGCTTTATATCTGCATGTACATTGGTATGGGATGTCCCAATTAAGGGATGGGCTTTATGACCTTTTTAAGGAGGGTACACCTTGCAGGTGGAGGACTGTTGGAGCTCTGTTTAGAGGGTCCATGGTGCTGCTTACAGCCATGCGCTTGGTGGCTGAAATAGCCTGTACCtgagtaagatttttttttttgtcgtttcaTTGCCTTTTTGGTTGTGTATAAAGTTTATGATACTGTTTCTTGTAGCAAAATATTTTATCTGGATTTATGccatggattttatttttctccaatGACTGACACCCTGTGGAAACATTACATTTCTTTCCTGAGTTTCACCCTACATTGAGGCACCTCTGCTGCCTCAATCAACCTCCAAGACCATAGACAGCCTCCCATTTCTACAGAGAAATTCTAGACcagaccatctgagctgtcgctctctgaacggcaaaacagaatggccaaagcactctttaagCCTAATCGCCACTTCAGGACTATATACAGACTTGGGGAAACTCTTATTaacgttaaataatctcacaaagtgaaaaccTTTACAATAGGGGACCTTTGAAAGGAAACATAAAATGAAAGTAGTTTGAAGTTTACACAGTGCTTTAAATACCTACCTTCTTAATGTTAGCACCTCCTTTACCAATGATGTTCTTGTGGAATTGCTTGAAAATGGGAACTGAAACAGAATAGCTGTTCTCCACCTGAAAAAGCAAAACCATAAAAGCTCATAAAAGAACCGAGAAGACCACTTTTACCTAAACCAAAATGAGTCTTCAAACAATGCAAGAAAGTTCCCTGCTTATTGGCCAGATGTGTTGCCGTGGTAAGGAGGGGGAGAGacaggggagggaaaaaaaaaaaaaaaaaaaaaaaaaaaaaaaaaccaaatgtcTGAGGCCCTAAGACATTTTACAAAAGGTCCTAACATACCATTTCAGCCACCACCTTCTGCATAAATTTGGAACACTTCTCTACTTCAGTGCGGGGACCACGCAGCTGCACAATGTCACTCTTCTGTGCAGGGTCTGGGAAGTTGATTATGaccttaataaaaataaatacataaataaatagattttttttttttactaaatactATTAAGTACAAATTTTAGGAGGCCAAATCAAACCCACAAGGAACTGCACTAACCTCAGGGAACTTGTCCCGCACTTCCTTGATCTTCTCCCCTTTCTGCCCAATGATGGCCCTGTGAAAACGTTGTTCAATGATCATGTCCTTTGTACGCTCATTCTCCTGTAAGAAAGCATGTAGACAAGCTAAACGAACCACCATTCTGCAAATGGGCAAATAATATACAACtacacagctaaaaaaaaaaaaaataaaggggaacacAAAAGTATGATGTCTTAGATGTGAATGAATTAAATTCTAATGAAATTCTTAATAAGTCAATCAGGCTACCTCTGTTAAGCACAGAGGGCACTGTAAGCACAGTGGGGCATTCGCcaatctttgtgttctctggcaaatgccaaatgtgctgcacgGTGTAGGGCTGAAATGTGCAGCACTACCTTAGCCACTTCTGTGGTTTGTAGAAGTCTACAGGCGAAGGCACTGgaagcattcaaaagtgaccaaaacatcagtcagaaagcataggaactaagaagtgcagaaccacgcctttattggggatgtcttgctaattgtccGTGTTGCTTCCTTCAAATTGGACCGTTTGATTTCAtaaaagtgtgattgacttggagttacattgcgttccctttattttttttgataaGTGTGTTTCTACAGCAGAACAGGCCTTCCTAAGAACAATTTTTATCAATAAACAAGTCCTACCATGCGTGACGCAAGCTCGAGCAGCTCCTTCTTGGCTTCTTGAACCCCCTGAGGATCTCCCTCAATCCGGATCAGGTTACTCTTTTCGTTGTCCGGAGGAATGCGGACAGACACCTTGTATTGGTCTTTGATGCGGTTGACTGGAACGGCAGAGTAAAAATCAAAACATCTGAATCTCATATTCCACTTAGGGAACAGAATTTCATAAAACTACTGTCATGAAACCATGCAGGCAACAGATTGTGCTGTTGTCTTACAAAGGTTACTTACTGTTAGCGCCTCCTTTTCCAATCAGGTGTCTGTGGAACTTTGGGTCCACACTAATTTCAGCATAATCCATTCTGTTCATCTAAAACAAGAACCACAGCTTCAGGCAAGATCTCACCAAAACCAAAATTTAAGGAGGGGGATTAATAACAGAAGAATCCCTCACCAGATCTGAGACAATAGCTTCAATCTGGCTCTGGACCATCTGTAAGTCTTTGGTGGGTCCCTCCAGGGTGATCTTGTCATCTCCCTCTGTGAACTCTATATGAACCTACGCAGAAATTGGACCAGGGACAAGGCAAGAGTGTGTAACCAAAAGGCTTAAAAACCTGAACGATCAGCCGCAACAGAAAGAGAGCGGGGCCAACCTTAGGCATTTGCTGAGTAATCTTAGCCAGATTTTGACCCTTCTTTCCAATAATGAAACGATGAAGCCAAGCTGGAGCCAAGACTGAAGACACAGTATAGCTGTTAGCCTGAAAgaggaaaatgaaaatattcattcatttgggTGAAAAGGTGAATGCAGAACAGAATCGCATTGTTTACattgcacacacaaatattaatattggtTATAACAACAAATATTAATTGGTTATAAATATcagttattttgtgtgtgtacacaagctgtacactgagtACAAGTAGTCAAAGGGTCAACTTCACTGTTGCCACATTTACAAATATGTGAGCACTTATTTTTGGAACATACTATAGCGTCAACAATGTTTTGagtaaaagggaaaaaaaaaaaaaaaatatatatatatatatatatatacataagaCTGGCCAAACAGTTCAATACCTTGGCATAAACCTCCGTGAGGGCCTGGCCCAGCCGGTCCGGCTCCCCACGCAGGATCACAGTCTCTGAGCTGCTGTCGTTCGGTGGGATCTCGACCGAGACGCCAGTCTTATCCAGAATCTCCTGCAAGGTGTTTCCTTTGGGCCCAATCACATACTTGTGCTGAGATTTCTTGACCTCCACAGCAATAGTGGTGGTGTTCTTCTTCTGCAGATGGGGAAATACAGAAAGGTCAGGGAATTTTATGTTATCTGAGAACAAACCTTAAAAGCAGATAAGCCAAAAGTATATATAGGACAAATACCTTCTCTTCAAAGATCTTCTTGATCATGGACACTGCCAGGGCCACCTGCTCTTTCTCCCCAGTGATTACTATCTCCGTTTTATTGACACTAGGAGGTGGGATGCTGATGCGAGCACCAGTTTCCTGCATCAGCTCGTTCACCAGCTTGTTGCTGGCTCCAGCGATGAAGGGATGGTACACCTTGTCGATGCTCAACCTTTCCACAGCTCGCTTGTCCTATGACAATTTCAATTAGGCAAAGCAGGATATGAATGCTAATCTTCGCCGTAGAGCGAAAGCCTAAAAATAATGCaggtaaaaacacaaaacctcTGTACCTGCTCAGCTGAGATAAGCAGGATCTCATGCTTGGCCTTCTCCAAGCCCTCCTTGGTGCCAGAGATCTTGATGTGGTTGCTGGAGTCGTCAGGTCTTGGGATCTGGATTTTAGTGGCTGTCTTCAGCTCAAGCTCCTGAAGCTTCTCCCCATTCTTGCCAATGACAAAGCGATGATGTTCCTTGGGGATAGCCACAGTAGCTGAAGCCTGTTTTAAATAATGAGCattattataaaagaaaaacaaatttaGTTAAACCACCAACAGAGAAAGTGGTCCAAACCTGAGTCTGCAGTCGGGACACTATCTCCTTACGGGCCTTCATGACGGCGTCCAGTTTCCCAGACACCATAATGGAAAGACCCTGGTCTTTAGCCATGGAGAGTTCCAGATGGGCTCCTGTCTTGTGCATGATGTCAACACAAACCTTGGCCTGGTCTCCTTCCCCAAATTGGTTGATGTCCTTGTACTTGCGCTCTTCCAAAGGCACATGGAAAACCTTGGGAGAGttcatgaatacatttacaacCTTAACCCATCTTAACCTTCTGCAATACTCATTcttagggtggtggtagcctagtgtggAAGACattcgcctctgaaccagaagacccaggttcaaatcccacttactaccgttgtgtccctgagcaagacacttaaccagttGCTCCAAggagaactgtccctgtaactacagattgtaagtcactctggataagggcatctgataaatgctgtaaatgtaaatgcaatacaaAAAGAgtataaaattatgaaaactTAGGCCATACCTGGGTGATGACAGAGGATTTGAGTGGTCTCATTTTGGATGTCCAGGCATTGCTGACTTCCTGAACCCCATCTGGTGAGGAGGCCTTCTCAGGCAGGGGTGGAAAAGCATCCTTGTAGGTGGGGAGGGCATCCTCATCCTCAGCACCGCTGGGGCTTGCCTTCGCAGCTAAAAGCCAAGCAAATACAGAAGGCATTAGAATTGAATTTTATTG is part of the Denticeps clupeoides chromosome 19, fDenClu1.1, whole genome shotgun sequence genome and harbors:
- the hdlbpa gene encoding high density lipoprotein binding protein a, with protein sequence MSSVAVLTQESFNEHRSGLMPEQVGAAKASPSGAEDEDALPTYKDAFPPLPEKASSPDGVQEVSNAWTSKMRPLKSSVITQVFHVPLEERKYKDINQFGEGDQAKVCVDIMHKTGAHLELSMAKDQGLSIMVSGKLDAVMKARKEIVSRLQTQASATVAIPKEHHRFVIGKNGEKLQELELKTATKIQIPRPDDSSNHIKISGTKEGLEKAKHEILLISAEQDKRAVERLSIDKVYHPFIAGASNKLVNELMQETGARISIPPPSVNKTEIVITGEKEQVALAVSMIKKIFEEKKKNTTTIAVEVKKSQHKYVIGPKGNTLQEILDKTGVSVEIPPNDSSSETVILRGEPDRLGQALTEVYAKANSYTVSSVLAPAWLHRFIIGKKGQNLAKITQQMPKVHIEFTEGDDKITLEGPTKDLQMVQSQIEAIVSDLMNRMDYAEISVDPKFHRHLIGKGGANINRIKDQYKVSVRIPPDNEKSNLIRIEGDPQGVQEAKKELLELASRMENERTKDMIIEQRFHRAIIGQKGEKIKEVRDKFPEVIINFPDPAQKSDIVQLRGPRTEVEKCSKFMQKVVAEMVENSYSVSVPIFKQFHKNIIGKGGANIKKIREETNTKIDLPAENSNSEMIIITGKKANVEAARNRILAIQKELANITEMEVSIPSKLHNSLIGSKGRFVRSIMEECTGVHIHFPTEGSGIDTVTIRGPAEEVEKAKRQLLSLAEEKQTKSFTVELRAKPEYHKFLIGKGGCNIRKVRDSTGARIIFPTAEDKDQELITVVGTEEAVHEAQKELDSLIKSLDNIVEDQMTVDPKHHRYFVARRGQVLRDLADEYGGVMVSFPRTGTQSERVTLKGAKDCVEAAKKRMLEIIEDLDSQVTMECIIPQKFHRSIMGPKGTRIQQITREHNVQIKFPEREDLQGAPPPDAPIQENGEPNGEVKDLADPAAPKKCDIIILSGRKEKCEAAVEALKALVPVSIEVEVPFELHRYIIGQKGSGIRKMMDEFEVNIQVPAPELQSDVISVTGLASHLDRAKEGLLDRVKELQAEQEDRALRSFKLTITVDPKYHPKIIGRKGAIITQIRTEHDVNIQFPEKNDENQDQITITGYEQNAMAARDAIQAIVDELEEMISEDITLDSRVHARIIGARGKGIRKIMDEFKVDLRFPQSGAADPNLVTVTGRPELVDEAIDHLLNLEEEYMADVVENESKMVYMKPSGTASSAGAAEEHRGPSKGFVVREAPWTTPNEAPDMSSAEDFPSFGAPVAAKASPWGPKRF